From Cellulosimicrobium cellulans, the proteins below share one genomic window:
- a CDS encoding phosphonatase-like hydrolase, which produces MIALAAFDIAGTTVEEGGAVYRALHDAVRRHGSTADVDDVARWMGADKRTAIRALLALGGDPAAVEETFADFERILREAYDATPPVAMPGVLETFAALRDRGARLALTTGFSADVTGLLLDRLGWRTGVVDAVVTTDDVPAGRPAPYMVHRAMERTGVTDVAQVLTVGDTVLDLRAGTQAGARVVVGVLSGGVPRAVLEAAPHTHVVDSVADLPAVLSEVADDVREVEPAR; this is translated from the coding sequence GTGATCGCTCTCGCAGCCTTCGACATCGCCGGCACGACCGTGGAGGAGGGAGGAGCCGTCTACCGCGCGCTGCACGACGCGGTGCGCCGGCACGGCAGCACCGCCGACGTCGACGACGTCGCGCGCTGGATGGGCGCCGACAAGCGCACCGCCATCCGCGCGCTGCTCGCGCTCGGCGGCGACCCGGCCGCCGTGGAGGAGACCTTCGCCGACTTCGAGCGGATCCTGCGCGAGGCGTACGACGCGACCCCGCCCGTCGCGATGCCCGGCGTGCTCGAGACGTTCGCGGCGCTGCGCGACCGTGGCGCGCGCCTCGCCCTCACCACCGGCTTCTCCGCCGACGTCACCGGGCTCCTGCTCGACCGGCTCGGGTGGCGCACGGGCGTCGTCGACGCCGTCGTCACGACCGACGACGTCCCCGCCGGCCGCCCCGCGCCGTACATGGTCCACCGGGCCATGGAGCGCACGGGCGTCACCGACGTCGCGCAGGTCCTCACCGTGGGCGACACCGTGCTCGACCTGCGCGCCGGGACCCAGGCGGGGGCACGCGTCGTCGTCGGCGTGCTCAGCGGCGGGGTCCCGCGCGCGGTCCTCGAGGCGGCGCCGCACACCCACGTCGTCGACAGCGTGGCCGACCTCCCGGCCGTGCTGAGCGAGGTCGCGGACGACGTGCGCGAGGTCGAGCCGGCGCGCTGA